GACATCGTTATCTGAAACCTTAACCCGATTCTACCCACTAGCCGGTAGGATCAAAGATGATACATCAATCGAATGCAACGACTATGGGGTTGTTTTCGTTGAAACACGAATCAACTGTTTTCTCTCAACGTTTCTGGGAGAACCTGATGCCCAGATGATAACAAAATTGATTCCTATTGAAATTGAATCCCCAGAAGCATGCACGGGCAGTTTGCTACAGGTTCAAATCAATTGCTTTTCCTGTGGTGGATTGGCGATTGGAGTGTGCATTTCGCAGAAAATATCAGATGCACTCACGGCGACCATATTCATCAAGGATTGGGCAGCCACGGCTGCTAGTGCTAGTTCTAGTGCTGGTTGTGGGTCAACCCTGCAGGCTGAGGCTCTGCTCCCATTATTTAACGCATCATCGATCTTTCCGCCTCAAAATTTTTCGTTCAAAATGCCAATTGCCCAGCTGAAGAAAGAGGGGTACGTTGCAAAGAGATTTTTCTTTGAAGCCTCCAAGATCACTGCTCTTAAGGCTAAAGCTTCCAGCGAAAGTGTGAAAAATCCAACAAGAGTTGAAGCCTTGACAGGGCTTATCTGGAAATGCGCAATGAATGCGTCAAGATCAAACACAGATTTCAGGCTATCTATACTGTCCCAATCTGTGAACATGCGCAGAAGGATGGTGCCTTCCTTGCCTGAACATACTATTGGGAATCTTGCAGGACACTTTGCTTCACTGGCAACAGAGGGCGATATAGAATTGTCAAGCTTGGTTGGTCAGCTGAGAAAAGGGATGAAAGATTTCAGAGAGGATTATGTGAAGAAACTTCAAGGAGATGATGCTTTTGTGGCAAATCGTGAATCTTTCAAGGAAGCAGTACACATGCGTCAAGAAGTTAATATAGACTTCTATATAAGCACTAGTTTGTGCAGGTTTCCATTTTATGGTATTGATTTTGGGTGGGGAAAACCTGCCTGGGTCACAATTCCAAGTGGGGCATTCAAGAATGTTATTTTAATGATGGATAGCAGAGATGGGGATGGAATTGAAGCTTGGGTGACTCTGAGTGAAGAAGACATGGCATTTTTTCAACGAGATCAAGAGCTGCTTGCTTTTGCTTCTTTGAATCCTAGTGTAATCTCCACCCCCATCACCCCCCAAGTCTTCTCTCTAAATATTAAGAAATATATGCGCGCGTATTGttgttttgatttgttttgttttgaGCATTGTAGTATTGTGGGTAGGCAGCTGCCTTGACTAATTGATTATCCATGATTTGCCTTGGGGTGTGGTAATTGTACTTTTCTGAGTTGTATGCAACAGGACATATAAGTTGGTACccattgaaatataaaaattgccATCGTTCATTTTTCAcgagaaattataaaaaatatatttgatatttttatttttaagaaatttttttttaaattcgatTCTTATTCTTATGTAATACTCTTATATTTAATAGGCAAATTTCAACATAAATCCCATGAAATAAGACATACAAATGTTATCAAATTTTTTTCTCTAATAAAAGTcaagaaataattaatttatgcattcattctcTCTTCATGCCTCCCTAGACTCTAACGCAGCAAACTAGCTTGTGCAAAACACACATAGTTTTCTTATAAGGGACCGTTGAGCCTAGTCGGCATTATCGGCAGCAATTCCAATTTGCTGGACTTGCATGAATGTTGTTGCCGCTTGCGAAATGGAGGGCTTAACTGAGctcaattaaaaagtaaaaattaaaaattaaagttttctctataattgaaattaatattcagaaaataatttttaaattgatagGAATCTTTCCATGGGCAGGGATCTGGGCCTTGGTGGGGAGATGTGTTTTACACAAACATGGGCTAGAGCCTTTGTAGTCAAGTCTTTTAATGTTTCATTTCGGCCATGGCCCTATAAAAACATACATCTCTGAGCCTTTCATAGTCTTTTAATGTAATTatctttgattaaaaaaataaatggagaaaaaaaatttaCTACAATAGCATCACtataaaaggaaataaattaaatattttccaTATTAATTAGACTAAAATAAGAGTAGCGATGGCAACGGGTAGGGTATCGGCTAAAATCATCATACCAGAACTCGAACccaattaatattttcaaaacccGAACTTGTTTCGAatccgattaaaatttatttttaactatctgAATCCGTTCCAAACTCTATTGTTATTACCTGAAAAATATCCAAacccgtttaattttatatatttaattaataatctatataaaaattatttttattaataatttatattttaaaattttaataatttcataaaatatttcaattttgttttatataaaataaaaaatataaaaatttataaatattattaaaaaatatattttttatatttaattaaatatttatctaAACAGATTCAGATAACAGATACTCAACATATAAAATCCGAATTCGTCATGGATATTAAATTTCAAATCCGAACCCGTTTCAAATCTAATTATATACTACCCAAACCCGTCTTATTAGGATTCGGTCAAATCGGGTACCCGCAAAAATCTGATCCATTGCCATCCTTGGGAATGAGCTGCTATTAAAACTTATAAATTTAACAGAGTCCTTATTTCTATATAACACACTTTATATCCGATATGGGATCCTGAAAGATTAGCCCATAGGCAACTCGATTAATTTGCGAACCTTAATTAGGGCCACACTGGGACACTTAGCTCTCTCTCATTTCACTCAAAGAGAGAGAGTGTTAAATACTTACTAATTAAAGCAAAGTTATCTACACATACCATAAGATAATTATGAAtaaatatgtaatttaatttttaattttttttatatttatataattattaaaaaaatacaaatgCTAAAATTTACCAAAGAATCTATCAATGTTGATTTTGTAAAAGAAAGAGCAAAAGATCAAAAATGGCCGAGGCAATGAAAGTTGAGATTGTGAGCAGAGAGATGATAAAGCCATCTTCTCCAACTTCCCCTGAGCTTAAAATCTTCAAGCTATCTCTTATTGACCAGCTTCATCCTTCTCTTTTCACACCTATTCTTCTCTTCTACTCCACGAATAACAACTCCATACCTGCTGCAAATAAGTCCCAGCATCTAAAATCATCACTTTCAAAGTATCTTACTCTTTTTTACCCTCTTGCAGGAAGAATCAAAGACGATAGCTCAATTAATTGCGACGATGAAGGAATTGTCTATATTGAAGCTCATGTCAATTGCCCCCTCTCAGGAATTCTAAAACAACCTCCTCAAGTTGAGGTACTTGAACCATTTCTTCCTGGAATTGATCAATCTATTGAAGTGATCACTGATCAGCCTTTACTCTTTGTCCAAGAAAACTTGTTCACATGTGGTGGAATAGCAATTGGGCTTCATATTTCACACAAGATCGCTGATGCAGCCACCATTGTAACCTTCCTAAACGGCTGGGCTACTGTGGCCGCAGATGGTTCCAGGGGGATACTTGTTCCAAATCTCACTGCATCTTCTGTTTTACCGCCTTTGGATTCAACTCCCAAATTACCAGCTGTTGCGATAAAGGCCATAGCAAGCAAGCCAGCAACAAGAAGGTTGGTGTTTGATGCCTCTAGTATTGCTGCTCTTCAGGCAAAAGTTGCAAGTTCAAGCGTGCCAAACCCAACGAGAGTAGAAGCTGTGACTGCAATTATTTGGAAACATTCAACCAAAGCTTCAAGATTGAACTCGGGGTTTTCAAAGCTCTCTATGGCTTTCCAAGCTGTTAATATACGTAAAAGAATCGTCCAAAGCTTGCCTGAAAACGCTGTTGGAAACATTTTGGGAAGCTATTCTGTCTTGATCAGGGAGAAAATAGAATTGCAGAGCTTGGTTAGTTCATTGAGAAAAGGGTTACAAGAATTTATCAAGAGTTGGTTGGAAcattttcaaagaaatgatcTGCTGTCTGCAATTCTTGGGCACGTAAAGGAAATTTCTGGGTTGCCAGAGCAAGAGAGTACTGATTTCTACAACTTCTCTAGTTGGTGTAAAATGCCACTATATGAAGCTGATTTCGGGTGGGGAAAGCCAACATGGGTCGCTATACCTATAAAGGAGCCATATAATGTTTCGGTAATAATGGATACAAGAGACGGTGGTGGAATAGAAGCTTGGTTATGCCTGAGCGAAGAGGACATAGCCTTTCTGGAACATGATGAAGAGCTACTTACATATGCTACCTTTAATCCAAGTATCATATAGTTAGTGTTGTATGCTAAAAAAGGGGGCAGAAAAATTAAACATCAATTACGTTTCATTATTTTTAAGGTGCAGaatttgagattaatgttttCTCTCTTATGCATAGTGGATAGTCATTTGTCTTCAATTTTTGATTCTTTGGTGAGGCTTCTCATTCAGGGAGCAGTGTTTCTCTTCAGGTTTATTTTCAGTTTTGAGTCCAGTCTTAACGAATTATCTGGTCTTTGGCATTTGGTTGTTTGGATGTTTTATTCTGAAGAGCTCTGTTTGGGGCACTTTGTTTTAGGCTTTTAATCTTGCTATTTGTTAATTATTTGTCCTTCAACTTCCTTTGTTACTTTGTGCAATCTCTTTGGTGTTTGATGCTATGCTttgaaaattacttttttaaatatattaatttgataatattaaaaaataatttaaaattaaatttaataaattttaatcataaaaaatataaaaataacaaaataatttttttcaaactcTTTTTTTATagcatttaaaataataattttattaaaaaaataattttaatgctcCGAACTCAATGTCAATCTTTGCCTTGTTGTATCGTCTAAATTTAACATTTTTGCTATTTCCTTGTTGCTGCAAGAAGTTTTCTTCTTAATTAatgatttattaaaattattgtatAAATATCACAATCAATAGAAGCAAAGcaaatgatgaaaaaaaaaaatcacattcactataaaaatagaaatttaaatCATTAACATATAAAAGTAGTGGTATATTTCCACCATTATATACCATCagtgtaaaaagaaataaattaaatattttctattaattgGACTATCCATTAAATTATTATTGATTGTGAATATTTGCTTGCATATTTAGTAGGTCAGTCAATATAAAtcgaaataaatttaataattttattaattattaattttattataattattaatcatGGTGAAACTTATTAATACAATCAaagattataataaattaatatatatatatatatatcaaatttacagtataattttctttttttacatattaattaaattaaatatttttttagagaGTATACTTACTAATTAAGGCTTAATTGTTTTTTTCTCCAAGAAAGGAAAGGAACAGAAAAGCAGATTACAGCAGGCAAATATTACCAATACTTACCAAGTAAAGCATGAGAATTAAATAGCCCCACTCTAAATGTTATCAATACCTACCATAATAATTTTCATGAGAAAGAAAAAtttacttttataaaaaaaaaaaattagatagaatttaaatcaattaaattaatttatgataATATAATCATAAATAAACATgtgatttaattttcaattatcctttcatgtatatataattatgaaaaaatatGGATAATATAGAGCAATTTGATTAATGTAATCTActgaatttattaaaaaatctCTCATTATATATTCTAAAAAATGGAAAAAGACTCCCTTTATAAAAGGGTGGTTGTGTAAAAGAAAGAGCACAGATAAAAATGGCAGAGGCAGTGAAGGTTGAGATTGAGAACACAGAGATGATAAAACCATCTTCTCCAACTTCCCCAGAACTTAAAATCTTCAAGCTCTCCCTTATTGACCAGCTTCATCCTTCTTTTTTCACACCTATACTTCTCTTCTACTCCATGGATAAAAACTCCACACCTGCTTCAAATAAGTCCCAGCATCTAAAATTGTCACTTTCAAGGTATCTTACTCTTTTTTACCCTCTTGCAGGAAGAATCAAAGACCATAGCTCAATTAATTGCAACGATGAAGGAATTGTCTTTATTGAAGCTCAAGTCAATTGCCCCCTCTCAGGAATTCTAAAACAGCCTCCACCAGTTGAGGTACTTGAACGATTTCTTCCTGGAATTGATCAATCTCTTGAAGTGCGCACTGAGCAGCCTTTACTCTTTGTCCAAGAAAACTTGTTCACATGTGGTGGAATAGCAATTGGGCTTCAAATTTCACACAAGATTGCTGATGCAGCCACCATTGGAATCTTCCTTAAAGGCTGGGCTGCGGTGGCTGCTGATGGTTCCAGGGAGATACTTGTTCCAAATCTCACTGCATCTTCGTTTTTACCGCCTATGGATGTACCTCTCATATTACCAGCTGATGCGATAAAGGTCATAGCAAGTAAGCCCACCTCAAGAAGATTGGTGTTAGATGCCTCAAGTATTGCTGCTCTTCAGGCAAAAGCTGCCAGTTCAAGCGTGCCTAACCCAACGAGAGTAGAAGCTGTGACTGCATTTATCTGGAAACATTCAATCAAAGCTGCAAGATTGAACTCGGGGTTTCCAAAGCTCTCTGTAGCATCCCAAGCGGTTAATATACGTAAACGAATCGTCCAAAGCTTGCCTGAAAACGCTGTTGGAAACATTTTGGCATGCTATTTTGTCTCGGTCAGGGAGATAATAGAGTTGGAAAGCTTGGTTAGTTCCTTGAGAAAAGGATTACAAGAATTTAGCAAGACCTGGTTGGAAcattttcaaagaaatgatcCACTGTCTGCGTTTGTTGGGCTCTTAGAGCAAATTTCTGGGATGCCACGAGAAGGGAGTACTGATTTCTACAACTTTGCTAGTTGGTGTAAAATGCCACTATATGAAGCTGATTTCGGGTGGGGAAAGCCAACTTGGATTGCTATCCCTAGAATGGAGGTATATAATGCTGCGACAATAATGGATACAAGGGAAGGCGGTGGAATAGAAGCTTGGTTATGCCTGAGCGAAGAGGACATGGCCTTGCTCGAACATGATGAAGAGCTACTTGCATATGCTACCTTTAATCCAAGTATCATATAGttattgttttttcttttttaacagAAATATCATATACTTCCTGTCATATGCTAGAAAGGGGGCAGAAAAATTACATAAGTGAGGTACACATTTGGtggaaaataatttaaaaaaataataataaatatattttaattatatttatgctatatttaatttttatgttgTATTAAATAATCGCTTAAAATCTTTAACTTGTGTTggtttttttcatttaaaatgttttattttaaattaggTGAGGTCTGATGACATATATTCtatgatttttctaaatatttaatgttaataaaattcatttgctcataaaaaaatcttaaaattaaTGGAAGTTTAAGTGAATTTTTACTAATTTACTATATAAAAAATTGCGGTTATTAACTTGGATCGACTTATAAATGGATAACTTAGATATAAAAtcgaattaattttttattaaataaaataaaaaattgactCGAAAAAATTAAATGATCCAATGGTTAAATCAATGACCCGTTTACTAAATGAACTATTAATccaatgaatttaaaattttttaatcaaatatttttttaaaatatcaattatatcaatattttaaaatttatatttaatcaattaattatatattatttagttattattcttttattcatcttattttttatttttaatatataatccaCATTTCAGAAGATGATTattcaattttaatattatttttattttatatattaattatagatGTTGAgaacaaaaatatttaaataatgttaTTATATAAATTGTTGatgatattattaaaatatatgtaattataatctaataaatattaaaatattaattataaaaataaaattaatatatattaaagttGAGCAACCCCATCAGCGTAGGATTTACTTCTTTCTAAATATGCATATTATAGTAAAAAAATAATTGTAACCACATCTTTATtacttaaatattattatatatttatttaacttGATTTAGTTGAATAATTAAATACATATAACTCATTCCTAAGTTTAGGTTGTCACTCTTATTTctactaaaaaattattatatattttattatttaaattaatcttattaatattatttatggtAATCAAATATCTGTTTTAGTGTTCTTTCCTTTCACGGTAAACGATAATAAAAATGGGTATGATGATCTTCAAATCCTATTGTAGGtccttctgattttttttttttaatgccctTCTGAGTTATCTTTTTGTTTTTCTCCCCTATATATTATAGAATCAgatcttatattttgaaaattaccCTTTTTTAGaccagaaaaataaaattaatttttttatttaattacagcaaacctgttttttttttttttaaaaaaaaattacagccAAGATATATTTGAATAATAAAATTGTTTACCAAATTCGGACAAAAaagaataatttttatgaaaatttcattttctttctattagatactttttatttatatatattcatCTAATTAATAATTgacatattattaaaataatatgataAAATATGATGAGTCTCAtaacaaaatataattttttatttttttaattaattagatataaaCTATACGCCTCtttcttaaataattatttattctgTACATTGATTGAGAAATTAATCAAAGTTTTTCAGAATGAACAAGTATCCATTTAAAAGaaattcttatttttttattattaaaaattatattctcatatattattattaaaaatacataataaCTCTATTAATTAGTAATGAAAAATCAGCCTAATcactttagatttgaatctctacTTTTCTAATCTTCCACTAgaataaaaattagaaaaaaattaatgcatatatattattgaaaatttttttaataattcctACACTGAGAATAATACACCAAACAAATGAGTGACTGTCCATTTAAATTCGAATTGCAATACTTGAAGATTGTAACATCATAACATAAAATCAACAATTTTGGCTAAACCCTAACAAAGAAGGCTATAGAATATGCCAATTACATATATATGGACTTACTATCTATATATATAGTCTTTAGCATGTAACAAATTGAAGCAACTCTTCATCCTCTTTGAATTTTGCCATGTCTTCCTCCTTCAGGTGTACCAGTGCCTCTATTCCATCTCCACAGGCAGTGTCCATGAAAACAACCAGATTTTTGAATGTTAAGCTGGGTGACCCTGCCCACATAGGTTTGCTCCATCCAAAATCTGCTTCATATAAGGGAAACCTGCACAAACTAGTGAAGTTAAGCGTAGCCATCTCACCTCTAATGAAACTGTCAGCTCTTTCCTTGATAAAATCCAAGTGTTCATTGCCTTCTTGGAGTTTTCTCACATACTCTTTATCAATCTTGCTTATTGACGATCTGATCTTGTTGACAAGATCACAATTTTCTTCCCTAGAGGAATCAGTGGATGGAATAGTTATTGCAAGCCGATAATAGTTCCCAAAAGAGTGTTCTGGCAATGGTGGATTCATCCTTCTACGCAGGTTCACTGGGTGAAGCATCAAGTATTTCTTACTTGGGCTTGATTCTACCTCGGTGGCAGCCGTGAACCGGCTCCATATGAAAACTGATAAAGCTTCAATGCGTGAGGGTGGTCGCTGATTCTCCAAGCTTGTACTTGTAGCATATCTTGCTCTCAGAGACTCTATTGAGGTGGACCTGAACACAAACCTCTTTGTCGCAACATTTTTAGTGATACCAGTAGCCGGATTAAAGCCTGATATATTCCTGGGAGGGAAAAGGGTGGCTGAAACAAATTCAGGGCACGCTATATCAACTTCTCCGCGGGCAATTGCAGCCCAAGTTTTGACAAATGTTAAGGTTGATAATGCATCAGCAATCTTGTGTGAGAGGCACAAACCCAGACAAATTCCACCGCACTTAAAGATGTTGAATTGGATACCTAATGGGAACTCTTGAGCTTGATCTAGTTCAAATGGAAGCAACTTCTTGAATTCAGTGGGCTCTGTATTATCAACTGCATCAGAAAGTTTGGAGGACACTTGTGCCTGCAAATAAAGGATACCCTCGTCGTTGCAGTCCACGAAACGATTGTCTTTAATTCGTCCTGCTAATGGGTAGTAATAGGCTAAGATCTGAGATAGAGATTGCTTGAGCTCGTTGTATTTTTCAAGATTGTTGAATTTGAGTTCACCATCTGTTGGATAGAGGAGGATCAAGGGGTTATAGACTGGGGGAGATAATTGATCAAGAAAGGAAAGCTTGTAATGATGGAGGTGATCAGGGGTTGGAGAAGATGGTTTGATTATCTCTTTGGAGATTATTTCAATTTCAAGCTTCATTTTTTCACCAGCAAAGTTTAACCTACTCAAAAGAAAGTGTAATTTCTCTCTAGTGCCTCCATTGCAAGGAAACTTATATATAGAAACCGTATGGCATTACGTGTGGGCATGAAAAGATGTTTTCTCCTTGCAGAGAGGGCTTACAATGTCGCTATCAATTTTTTTTAGTGCAATTATTGAACACTGGGTTCTGGATATCCTTACCTACGTAccaatgtaaattattttaattgaatcATATTTTGCACGTTACACTCTTTTATTACTTTACAATTAGAAGTTTCATGTATAATTCTTTTCTTCTGGCAATGAGGAAAATCATGGCTACAGCCTATATGGTCACATGAACAAGAAAGATGAAGATAGCACCATGGCctcagattttttttattttgttttatttgtttttgCTTTGAAAAGGTGGGAAAAGAGAATTTGAACTTGTTAAAgcttatctaattaaattggtaAATGCATTTATTATCAGGCTAAGTTTATCAAAATCTTACA
This sequence is a window from Hevea brasiliensis isolate MT/VB/25A 57/8 chromosome 10, ASM3005281v1, whole genome shotgun sequence. Protein-coding genes within it:
- the LOC131169460 gene encoding vinorine synthase-like; protein product: MAEAMKVEIVSREMIKPSSPTSPELKIFKLSLIDQLHPSLFTPILLFYSTNNNSIPAANKSQHLKSSLSKYLTLFYPLAGRIKDDSSINCDDEGIVYIEAHVNCPLSGILKQPPQVEVLEPFLPGIDQSIEVITDQPLLFVQENLFTCGGIAIGLHISHKIADAATIVTFLNGWATVAADGSRGILVPNLTASSVLPPLDSTPKLPAVAIKAIASKPATRRLVFDASSIAALQAKVASSSVPNPTRVEAVTAIIWKHSTKASRLNSGFSKLSMAFQAVNIRKRIVQSLPENAVGNILGSYSVLIREKIELQSLVSSLRKGLQEFIKSWLEHFQRNDLLSAILGHVKEISGLPEQESTDFYNFSSWCKMPLYEADFGWGKPTWVAIPIKEPYNVSVIMDTRDGGGIEAWLCLSEEDIAFLEHDEELLTYATFNPSII
- the LOC110660191 gene encoding BAHD acyltransferase BIA1-like — translated: MIMEIITRETIKPSFPTPIHLRNFKLSLLDQLAPVCYGPLLLFYSLNAQINPQLTLSERSQILKTSLSETLTRFYPLAGRIKDDTSIECNDYGVVFVETRINCFLSTFLGEPDAQMITKLIPIEIESPEACTGSLLQVQINCFSCGGLAIGVCISQKISDALTATIFIKDWAATAASASSSAGCGSTLQAEALLPLFNASSIFPPQNFSFKMPIAQLKKEGYVAKRFFFEASKITALKAKASSESVKNPTRVEALTGLIWKCAMNASRSNTDFRLSILSQSVNMRRRMVPSLPEHTIGNLAGHFASLATEGDIELSSLVGQLRKGMKDFREDYVKKLQGDDAFVANRESFKEAVHMRQEVNIDFYISTSLCRFPFYGIDFGWGKPAWVTIPSGAFKNVILMMDSRDGDGIEAWVTLSEEDMAFFQRDQELLAFASLNPSVISTPITPQVFSLNIKKYMRAYCCFDLFCFEHCSIVGRQLP
- the LOC110660133 gene encoding vinorine synthase, whose product is MAEAVKVEIENTEMIKPSSPTSPELKIFKLSLIDQLHPSFFTPILLFYSMDKNSTPASNKSQHLKLSLSRYLTLFYPLAGRIKDHSSINCNDEGIVFIEAQVNCPLSGILKQPPPVEVLERFLPGIDQSLEVRTEQPLLFVQENLFTCGGIAIGLQISHKIADAATIGIFLKGWAAVAADGSREILVPNLTASSFLPPMDVPLILPADAIKVIASKPTSRRLVLDASSIAALQAKAASSSVPNPTRVEAVTAFIWKHSIKAARLNSGFPKLSVASQAVNIRKRIVQSLPENAVGNILACYFVSVREIIELESLVSSLRKGLQEFSKTWLEHFQRNDPLSAFVGLLEQISGMPREGSTDFYNFASWCKMPLYEADFGWGKPTWIAIPRMEVYNAATIMDTREGGGIEAWLCLSEEDMALLEHDEELLAYATFNPSII
- the LOC110660132 gene encoding stemmadenine O-acetyltransferase-like, encoding MKLEIEIISKEIIKPSSPTPDHLHHYKLSFLDQLSPPVYNPLILLYPTDGELKFNNLEKYNELKQSLSQILAYYYPLAGRIKDNRFVDCNDEGILYLQAQVSSKLSDAVDNTEPTEFKKLLPFELDQAQEFPLGIQFNIFKCGGICLGLCLSHKIADALSTLTFVKTWAAIARGEVDIACPEFVSATLFPPRNISGFNPATGITKNVATKRFVFRSTSIESLRARYATSTSLENQRPPSRIEALSVFIWSRFTAATEVESSPSKKYLMLHPVNLRRRMNPPLPEHSFGNYYRLAITIPSTDSSREENCDLVNKIRSSISKIDKEYVRKLQEGNEHLDFIKERADSFIRGEMATLNFTSLCRFPLYEADFGWSKPMWAGSPSLTFKNLVVFMDTACGDGIEALVHLKEEDMAKFKEDEELLQFVTC